The Balearica regulorum gibbericeps isolate bBalReg1 chromosome 30, bBalReg1.pri, whole genome shotgun sequence genome includes a window with the following:
- the DNMT1 gene encoding DNA (cytosine-5)-methyltransferase 1 isoform X6, which translates to MEGLAFPAPYSPPAIVPSARLPASPGRREGGSPRSPAAAKPFSGLATPLPVRRPRGTALARPDLSLSAVGIRRSAGCMAVLKSRLQDLERDEDSLSEKLPGPGEVVVPVSALSVVIWKPPSPHIRRVPASWECVKEKLSLIHGFLQTDVQNQLSELEAKLRCEELSEERYLAKVKALLHQELSAENGDAVPLLQASNGCSKNGAYGSDEDSERAGPDGEEDSAMEMEEAAASSSSSPSVPALRARKARRSRSNGESKKSLASSRVTRSSGRQPTILGMFSKGSNKRKSEEVNREVKQEAMSVEKEEEELDEKEQDEKRIKIETKEGLDIKDEITQVKTTPPAKTTPPKCIDCRQYLDDPDLKFFQGDPDDALEEPEMLTDERLSLFDANEDGFESYEDLPQHKVTSFSVYDKRGHLCPFDTGLIERNIELYFSGAVKPIYDDNPCLDGGVRAKKLGPINAWWITGFDGGEKALIGFTTAFADYILMEPSEEYAPIFALMQEKIYMSKIVVEFLQNNRDVSYEDLLNKIETTVPPAGLNFNRFTEDSLLRHAQFVVEQVESYDEAGDSDEPPVLITPCMRDLIKLAGVTLGKRRAVRRQAIRHPTKIDKDKGPTKATTTKLVYLIFDTFFSEQIEKDEKEDDKENAMKRRRCGVCEVCQQPECGKCKACQNMVKFGGSGRSKQACLQRRCPNLAVREADEDEEVDDNIPEMPSPKKMLQGRKKKQNKSRISWVGEPIKSDGKKDYYQRVCIDSETLEVGDCVSVSPDDPTKPLYLARVTAMWEDSSGQMFHAHWFCPGSDTVLGATSDPLELFLVDECEDMQLSYIHGKVKVIYKAPSENWSMEQGGLDMEIKMVEDDGRTYFYQMWYDQEYARFESPPKTQPTEDNKYKFCMSCTRLDEVRHKEIPKVAEPLEEGDGKMFYAMATKNGVQYRVGDGVYLLPEAFSFSMKPASPAKRPKKEAVDEELYPEHYRKYSEYIKGSNLDAPDPYRVGRIKEIFCNIRSNGKPNEADIKLRICKFYRPENTHKSMKASYHADINLLYWSDEETTVDFRAVQGRCTVVYGEDLTESIQDYSAGGLDRFYFLEAYNAKTKSFEDPPNHARSSGNKGKGKGKGKGKGKGKSSVSCEQSEQEPVELKLPKLRTLDVFSGCGGLSEGFHQAGVSETLWAIEMWEPAAQAFRLNNPSTTVFTEDCNVLLKLVMSGEKTNSLGQKLPQKGDVEMLCGGPPCQGFSGMNRFNSRTYSKFKNSLVVSFLSYCDYYRPRFFLLENVRNFVSFKRSMVLKLTLRCLVRMGYQCTFGVLQAGQYGVAQTRRRAIVLAAAPGEKLPMFPEPLHVFAPRACQLSVVVDDKKFVSNITRTYSGPFRTITVRDTMSDLPEIRNGASALEISYNGEPQSWFQRQIRGSQYQPILRDHICKDMSALVAARMRHIPLAPGSDWRDLPNIEVRLSDGTTTRKLRYTHHEKKNGRSSSGALRGVCSCVEGKPCDPADRQFNTLIPWCLPHTGNRHNHWAGLYGRLEWDGFFSTTVTNPEPMGKQGRVLHPEQHRVVSVRECARSQGFPDTYRLFGNILDKHRQPKPSGWRSSRVCWRS; encoded by the exons ATGGAGGGGTTGGCGTTTCCTGCGCCGTATTCCCCGCCGGCTATTGTCCCTTCCGCTCGGCTCCCGGCATCCCCTGGCCGGCGGGAAGGGGGGAGCCCGCGCTCGCCGGCTGCTGCCAAGCCGTTCTCTGGTTTGGCTACCCCTCTTCCGGTGCGGCGGCCGCGCGGCACAGCCTTGGCGCGCCCCGACCTTTCCCTGTCCGCCGTTGGTATCCGCCGGAGCGCCGGCTGCATGGCCGTCCTCAAATCCAG GCTGCAGGACTTGGAGAGGGATGAAGACAGCCTGAGCGAGAAG CTCCCTGGACCCGGTGAGGTCGTAGTCCCGGTGTCGGCGCTGTCCGTTGTCATATGGAAACCGCCGTCACCTCATATCAGGAGGGTCCCCGCGAGCTGG GAGTGCGTCAAGGAGAAGCTGAGCCTCATCCATGGCTTCCTCCAAACCGATGTCCAGAACCAGTTGAGCGAGTTGGAAGCCAAACTCCGCTGCGAGGAGCTGTCAGAG GAGAGGTACCTGGCCAAGGTGAAAGCCCTGCTCCACCAAGAGCTCTCGGCAGAGAATGGGGACGCGGTGCCGTTGCTGCAGGCTTCCAACGGATGCTCCAAAAACGGCGCCTACGGGAGCGATGAGGACTCGGAGCGAGCAGGACCCGATGGGGAAGAAGACAGCGCGATGGAGATGGAGGAAGCAGCCGCCTCTTCCTCCTCGTCTCCGTCGGTCCCCGCGCTGCGGGCGCGCAAAGCCAGGAGGAGCCGATCCAACGGGGAAAGCAAAA AGTCTCTCGCCAGTTCCCGGGTCACTCGCAGCTCCGGCCGGCAGCCGACCATCCTGGGCATGTTCTCCAAAGG GTCTAACAAACGGAAATCGGAGGAGGTGAACAGGGAAGTGAAGCAGGAGGCGATGAGcgtggagaaggaggaagaggagctggaCGAGAAG GAACAAGATGAGAAAAGGATTAAAATCGAAACCAAAGAAGG GTTGGATATAAAAGATGAAATTACTCAGGTTAAAACTACACCACCTGCTAAA ACCACCCCTCCCAAGTGCATTGACTGCAGGCAGTACCTCGATGATCCCGACCTCAAATTCTTCCAAGGGGATCCTGATGATGCC CTGGAGGAGCCGGAAATGCTGACGGATGAACGCTTGTCCCTCTTTGACGCTAACGAAGATGGCTTTGAGAGCTACGAGGACCTGCCGCAGCACAAAGTCACCTCTTTCAG CGTCTACGACAAGCGAGGTCACTTGTGCCCCTTTGACACCGGCCTGATCGAGAGGAACATCGAGTTGTATTTCAGCGGCGCCGTGAAGCCCATCTACGACGATAACCCGTGTCTGGACG GTGGGGTGAGAGCCAAGAAGTTGGGGCCCATAAATGCCTGGTGGATCACGGGGTTCGATGGAGGGGAGAAGGCTTTGATCGGCTTCACCACAG CCTTTGCGGATTACATCCTGATGGAACCCAGCGAGGAGTACGCTCCCATCTTCGCCCTCATGCAAGAAAAGATCTACATGAGTAAAATCGTCGTCGAGTTCCTGCAGAACAACCGCGACGTCAGCTACGAGGATCTGCTCAACAAAATCGAG ACCACCGTACCTCCCGCGGGGCTGAACTTCAACCGCTTCACAGAGGACTCGCTCCTGCGGCATGCCCAGTTCGTGGTGGAACAGGTAGAAAGCTACGACGAAGCTGGGGACAGCGACGAACCCCCCGTCCTCATCACGCCCTGCATGAGGGACTTGATCAAGCTGGCTGGAGTCACCCTGGGGAAGAG GCGAGCCGTCAGGCGGCAGGCCATCCGGCACCCCACCAAAATAGACAAGGACAAGGGTCCCACCAAAGCCACCACCACCAAGCTGGTGTACCTCATCTTCGACACCTTCTTCTCGGAGCAGATCGAGAAGGACGAGAAGGAAGATGACAAGGAGAACGCCATGAAGCGCCGGCGCTGCGGCGTCTGCGAG GTCTGCCAGCAGCCCGAGTGCGGGAAGTGCAAAGCTTGCCAGAACATGGTGAAGTTTGGGGGCAGCGGACGGAGTAAGCAGGCTTGTTTGCAGAGGAG gtGTCCCAACCTGGCTGTCCGGGAAGCCgatgaggatgaggaggtgGATGACAACATCCCCGAGATGCCGTCGCCCAAGAAGAtgctgcaggggaggaagaagaagcagAACAAGAGCCGTATCTCCTGGGTGGGGGAGCCCATCAAG AGCGATGGGAAAAAGGACTACTACCAGAGGGTCTGCATTGACTCAGAGACCCTGGAGGTGGGAGACTGTGTCTCCGTCAGCCCTGACGATCCCACCAAGCCCCTCTACCTCGCCAG GGTGACAGCCATGTGGGAGGACAGCAGTGGCCAGATGTTCCACGCGCACTGGTTCTGCCCGGGCTCCGACACCGTCCTGGGGGCCACCTCTGACCCCCTGGAGCTCTTCTTGGTGGATGAGTGCGAGGACATGCAGCTCTCCTACATCCACGGCAAAGTCAAAGTGATCTACAAGGCGCCGTCGGAGAATTGGTCCATGGAG CAGGGCGGGCTGGACATGGAGATCAAGATGGTGGAAGATGATGGGAGAACTTACTTCTATCAGATGTGGTACGACCAGGAGTACGCTCGGTTTGAATCCCCACCGAAAACTCAGCCCACGGAAGACAACAAATACAA GTTCTGCATGAGCTGCACGCGCCTGGACGAGGTAAGGCACAAGGAGATACCCAAAGTGGCTGAGCCCCTGGAGGAAGGGGACGGGAAGATGTTCTACGCCATGGCCACCAAGAACGGAGTACAGTACAGGGTGGGAGATGGCGTCTACCTCCTGCCAGAAGCCTTTTCCTTCAG catGAAACCCGCTAGCCCAGCCAAGCGGCCCAAAAAGGAGGCGGTGGATGAGGAACTGTACCCGGAGCACTACCGCAAGTACTCGGAGTACATCAAGGGCAGCAACCTGGATGCCCCCGACCCTTACCGCGTGGGCCGCATCAAAGAGATCTTCTGCAACATCCGCAGCAACGGCAAACCCAACGAGGCCGACATCAAGCTGCGCATCTGCAAGTTTTACAG ACCTGAAAACACGCACAAGTCCATGAAAGCCAGCTACCACGCGGACATCAACCTCCTGTACTGGAGCGATGAGGAAACGACAGTCGACTTTCGCGCTGTGCAGGGCCGTTGCACGGTGGTGTACGGGGAGGACCTGACGGAGAGCATCCAGGACTACTCTGCCGGTGGGCTCGACCGCTTCTACTTCTTGGAG gcttaCAACGCAAAAACCAAGAGCTTTGAAGATCCTCCCAACCATGCTCGGAGCTCTGGCAataaagggaaggggaaggggaaagggaaag gcaaaggcaaagggaAGTCGTCGGTGAGCTGCGAGCAAAGCGAGCAGGAGCCGGTTGAGCTGAAACTGCCCAAGCTGCGGACCTTGGATGTCTTCTCTGGCTGCGGAGGGCTGTCCGAGGGCTTCCACCAGGCAG GTGTATCGGAGACGCTCTGGGCCATCGAGATGTGGGAACCGGCCGCCCAGGCTTTCCGACTGAACAATCCCAGCACTACCGTCTTCACGGAGGATTGCAACGTCCTGCTGAAGCTGGTCATGTCCGGCGAGAAGACCAACTCGCTGGGGCAGAAGCTGCCGCAGAAGGGGGATGTGGAGATGCTGTGTGGTGGTCCCCCGTGCCAGGGCTTCAGCGGCATGAACCGCTTCAACTCCCGCACCTACTCCAAGTTCAAGAACTCCCTGGTGGTCTCCTTCCTCAG TTACTGCGACTACTACAGACCGCGGTTCTTCCTTCTGGAGAACGTCAGGAACTTCGTGTCCTTCAAGCGTTCCATGGTGCTGAAGCTCACCTTGCGTTGCCTTGTCCGTATGGGTTACCAGTGCACCTTTGGGGTCCTACAG GCTGGCCAGTACGGTGTGGCCCAGACACGGCGGAGAGCCATCGTCCTTGCCGCGGCTCCCGGCGAGAAGCTGCCCATGTTCCCCGAGCCCTTGCACGTGTTTGCACCCCGTGCCTGTCAGCTCAGCGTCGTGGTGGACGACAAGAAGTTCGTTAGCAATATCACCCG gaCATATTCCGGCCCCTTCCGCACCATCACAGTGCGGGACACCATGTCCGACCTTCCGGAGATCAGGAACGGTGCCTCTGCCCTGGAGATCTCCTACAACGGGGAGCCCCAGTCCTGGTTCCAGCGGCAGATCCGGGGTTCCCAGTATCAGCCCATCCTCAGGGACCATATCTGCAAG GACATGAGCGCCTTGGTCGCAGCCCGGATGAGACACATCCCCTTGGCCCCCGGTTCCGATTGGCGCGACCTGCCCAACATCGAGGTGCGGCTGTCAGACGGCACGACCACGCGTAAGCTGCGGTACACGCACCACGAGAAGAAAAACGGCCGCAGCAGCTCCGGGGCATTACGAGGGGTCTGCTCCTGCGTTGAAG GCAAACCCTGCGACCCCGCGGACCGGCAATTCAACACCCTCATCCCCTGGTGCCTGCCCCACACCGGCAACCGGCACAACCACTGGGCCGGGCTTTACGGCCGTCTGGAGTGGGACGGCTTCTTCAGCACCACCGTCACCAACCCTGAGCCCATGGGCAAGCAG GGTCGGGTGCTGCACCCGGAGCAGCACCGGGTGGTGAGCGTGAGGGAGTGCGCCCGCTCCCAGGGCTTCCCTGATACCTATCGCCTCTTCGGGAACATCCTCGACAAGCACAGACAG CCAAAGCCATCGGGCTGGAGATCAAGTCGTGTGTGTTGGCGAAGTTGA